The DNA region AATGCTCAAGGCAAGGAAGGGCTTTATAGACTCTATAGATAAATTGCTAGAGCCTCAATGTAAGGGATGGATGAAACACCTCAGGCAATTCTCTGCTTTCCTCTCCCATCGGCAGAAAAGCAATAGCCAGTCTTCACTGGAATGCTATCTCACCCTTTGCCCTTGGAGGCCTTCTTGCTAGCCTGGCGCTGGTTGGTACCCGGTGCAGGCTCCCGGAGTTCTGACAAATGCTGCTCAGGGTCTTGGgaggttgctgctgctgcagctgctgtTGTCACCTTAATTGTCTTCTTCAGATTTGCCACCTGCCGGGTGAAAAGAAAATGagggaaaagaaacaaggaagaggCAGTTTCGGCTCCAAAGACAGGAAGGGTTCCCTAAGACAATCATCCTGGAAAAATCTCACTGGGCAGTCTCCATCCAGGTCTTACTTTAAAAATCCCGTCTGGGGATTTTTCGTTTCGCCAAGGTTTCAGTGGATGCCTCCCAATGTGCTGCATTCAACTGGAGGGTTGAGGGTGTGATTATGAAAACCACACTGTTgagatttctctccccctcctgctgACTCATTCAGTTTGTGAACAATACTTGTAAATCACCCCAGTGCTAATGGATTCTGGGTGTGAACAACAAAGCAcagaaacaaagaagaaattaTAAACTGTACATAATATAAGCAACAAACGAATGAAATGTATGAGCCAGGAAGTTACAGGTGTCTAGaataatatttttcttacatTGCTCATTAGTACAAATAATTAATTTCTCCAGCCAAATAAGGATAGGCACTTTGATTGTATAAAAGCATTTGCTGACTCTGCTACATATTGATTTGGAGAATAAAATATTGCTCAGatgaaatgtattttttatttttaatattagtaGAGTTGTATTATGCTCAATTTTCTGAACAAATAATAATCACAAACTTTATCCCATACCTCACAGACCTCTAATAATTAAGGTATATTTGTGGAGAATTAAACTGGAACATTTTCTCTTTTCCTACATATGACAAGAATTTTATCTGAACATGTAAAGCAgacaaggttagggttagggtccatACCCATAGCATCCAAACAAAATTGCCtggacaaagattttttttaaacaataaatctAATCATGTCCGTCGTCCAGGTTAAAATTGCTATGATCAGCTAAAAAAACATAGTTTTGAATGGAGCAAGAGCACTTTTCTGCATCTCACTTCCAAAAATATTATGTTAAATATTTTTGGTAAGATTTGAATGATGATCATAAAATAAGTATTATAATCATCTCTTCAAAGACAATATTCACAGGTTAGTTTTAGATCCAGTTTTACTGCTTGTGAGAAGTGACTTTTATCATGTTATATCTTGGGATTGACAGAAACAAGAAAACGCCTTACATggagtcagaagtggtatttatctATTAAGCAGCAAGTAAGAAACATCAGATACAGAAAACATGGAATTGACATTTTCAGTCTATTGTTGCAGGAATTAATCTCATCTAAAGGAAGCAAGATAAGTCTACTGGAGGCATATTTATTAATTACACATGCCTCAATTTCAAAGACTGTAAACACGGTACAAGAGCAATAGCAACAAAATGACTTagcaattgaaaaataataataataatataaccacAATTATAATAGTAGCATACATACTAGGccttaataaatataataatgaaaTCCAAAGCCCTTCCAGAACAGCCAGGATTTTACAACCTTCTGGAAAGCAAAGGGGGCACAAGCTATCCTTTCTTggggggaagcgggggggggggaagctattcCAGAGGAGTGGAGCTACCCAAAGAATgcctacttggggggggggggggctctcccaCTTTGCCTCTCAGAAGGAGGTAACTTACAACAGGTCTTCTCTGTCCATTTAAGGGTTTATAGGCAATAACCCAAAACATTTGAATTGAACTTGGCAAGCTGCTGGCAGGGTTTATGCTCCCACATCAGCTTCCCTCCTTGATAGAAAATGGCCTTGCTGAATATCAGCAGCACAATCTTAATGAGTCTCTGCAGGCTACAGGTGGCCACAAATTGCCTACTTGAGCTAGACCAGAAATGTAGAAGACCAGCAGAGGCTGCCAGGTGTAATGGTGAAGTCAGTCGGaagctgggtgggggtggggggatggggaAGGTGTGCATTGCAGGCCTGCCTCTCACCTCACTCTCAATCTGCTGCTTCAGGCCCAGCTGCTGCTCTTTGTGTTGATTGGCTCGGCTAACTTGTTCTTCAATGCTTGAAAGGACAACTTCGCAGCCCTGGCACCTGGGAAGGACCAGTAAAAGTTGAACAAGCAGGAGACCAACAAAGCAACTAAGAGAGCAAACAGCATTTACCAGAAGCTCATAAATTGTGAGATTGGGAGATCCGGAAGAAAGACTGGCTCATGGGCATCCGTGGATGGGAGAACCAACAAGGAAATGCACATGATAATGTCATGCAAATCTCATGACTTAAGTGCTTGCGTCAGATGTTGAGACCCAAGCACTTAATGGCAGCATTCACTTGATGatgatgtctctctctctgtgacgTCAATTGAAAAAGGGTGTGCAAAGTATTCTCATAGCAAGGGAAGAAGTGAGAGGAGTGGGAGAAATAGTCCCAGGAGAATGAATCTGTCTCCACAGGCATCTGCACTTTAGCAAGATCACCACACAGCCATACAACTCTCTTCCCACCAGTGAAAAGTATGTTTCTAAGATTAGGATCAAATTGaatgtatacaaatattttaGAGGTACAGGAAACATGTAAAGAATCTTGgctttcactttttttaaaaaaaaagtgtttggatCTAAGAGCAAATTTCTAGTTTGTGGAAACATTTATTTACAATGTTTTGCAACATTTGATAAAACTCATACATGATGTAGGGGAGGTATATGTCTATCAACagagaatactgtatttttcagaatataagatgcacctttatccctcaaaaaagaagctgaaaatctgggtgcatcttatacactgaatacagcatttttgcctcccaaaaccctgcccctttcaccaaaatggtcattcatagcctttaggaggctttcagagggggctggggagggcagaaatgagcgaaaaacaagCCATTTGTTGCTCAATATTGCCCCtctacccccaggagcactctataagcctcataaaggctatgcatgcccttttttgacaattcttttgtaaaaaatttttttttgtgaaaaatggcccattttggggaggtctgcagagtgcgaaaactttgtttttaatttgcctcttcaaaatattggtgagtcttatactccggtgcattttatattccgaaaaatacggtatttcttcAAAGTCCCTGATTGCCTCATCCCATTTTTAAGGTTCATAAAAGTAGAATAAATTGTGTTAATTGGTGTAACCTATTGACCAATTCATGAGGCACAAAATCCTGGTATTAATACtgcatacaggtggtcctcacttAACCACCTTTTGTTCAGCGATCATTTGAATTTACAACAGTACTAAATTAAGGGCCCACCTAGATTTACAACTGTCCCCTTTGCCACCAGTTCTCCCCCTCCCACAGCTGATCTTCATTATTGCCTTTGCCTGCCTCCTCTCCGCTGGGTTCACCATCCTCTGCATGGACAGGGGATGTGCTGTGGAAATGTTTCACAGACTGTCGGGTGAGTGCTATAAGCAGACAGATCTGTGCTGTGCCTCATGCCACTGCCAATGTGGGTCCTTCTTTTAGGAACTGGCCTTTTGAGGAGAAAAGACTTGGCCAGCATGCAGAAGGTGGCCAGTGCAAAAGAAGGACCTGGCGATGCACAAAAACGTGGCCTGGCTAGTTCGTGAAAGGAGAACCCAGCCAGCAGTGGTGCAGTTTATACAGTGACAAGCAGGGTTGGACAGTGGGAGGCAACTGGTGATGGCTGTCAAAAGGGCAGAGCTGGGGAAGAGCTGGGTGGATGGAGGTTTTGTTTAATGACAAGAGTTGCCAATCCCAATTAGGATTATTAAATGAGGACTATTTTATATAAGTGATAAAAAGCTCTTTGTTCATCCTTGCCAAGTGGTGTGATGCTTATTAGGGGACCGCAGTCCCGAAAGGGGCCCCATGATCAGCACCCATTTGACTTCTATCCACATATGCAGCAGAGCCTGAGAAGGTCTGTTGGGCTTCTTTGCCTTTGTTAAGATACATCCTCCCCAGTTTTCAGTCTTCCTTACCATTCTTGGAGCGTGCGGGTAATGATACTGAGCTCCTCCCTGCGGATGTCCCGGCCAATGCTATAATCCACCTCTAACCGCTGGTTCCGCTGGTCCAAGCTCCCTCGGAGAACATCGGCATACACTGCCTCAATCACCAAATCCTCCAGTTGCCGTACATTCTTCAGTTGGAGCTGCTCCAGCAGTACAGAATAGGGGATGCACTGCGGAAACACACAAGCCGGTGTCAAGTATGACATTCGTTAGTTTGCTTGCATTCATTAGCCACCCAATTCAAGAGGacttctaaaccaggggtctccaaccttggcaactttaaacctggctgacttcaactcccagaagcaaagctggctggggaattctgggagttgaagtccgccaggcttaaagttgccaaggttggagacccctgttctaaacaaTGAGCAGAATAAGCAAGAAAAGGGTAGGTAGGTTACCTTCAGCTTGGAAGCCAAGGTGACCACAGAGAGGTGGCGTAGTTTGTTCTTCTGAGCTTCTGTCAAGGGAGGCAGATTCCCAGCTTCAGCTGTTCACAGACCAAAACAAAAAGGAACATTCCTTCAAATTCTAACTAGCATCACTGGATAAGATCCCATCCACTTTTTATAGAATTAATCATTCCTCCAATTTTTTTCTACTTCTCATGACAGATTCAGCcccatttttttctcctccttaaaTAAAATAGAAACCTTAAGTCAAACAGTCAAAATTTACTTAGACAACATGCACAGCGTTTACACAAATGTCTAGTAATCCTATACAAATTCTTCCTTCTTTGGGGGTCTAGAGTTTAAACATAGAAATTAGCCACTTAGACATTTTCAAAACCAATAGACTTGATTCTGAGACCACATTCTcccagtaaaaataaaaatttggtgCCAACCTCAGGGTGGGCCTCTCCTTATGCACCACAGATGCTCTCCATCCATTGGGACATCCTCTAAAGGTCATGGATAATAAACAGAAGACTACAGAAAGCACGATCAAAGGAGTGAGGCAATTACACATTATGGGCCACCCTTAGTTTCCTTTTAATGTTCAGCAGTTTCTTTCTCAACTCCATGAAATGTTTAGTCCATAATTGCTAACCCTAGGGAGGAGGGCTTCAGCACTGAATGACTTCATGTTATCCAAACCCTGCTATTGAAGCATTGCTTCACTTTGGTTTTCTTGGCTCTTCCATCTCTATCGGCAATTTTCTCTACCATTCCTATTTCTTAAGGAGAAAATAAGACATACCCAGGTAATCTGAATACGTCCCATATGCAAAGACTGTAAGCAGGTGAAAAACAGGTGAGAACTCACTTTCAGCTAGCTGTAGAGAGAAAATAACTACAATTATTTgagaaatgactaaaaaaaaaactttttttggtTCATGGAATCTTTCCCACCAGAATACTTTTGTTTAGTTATTAAAGAAACTTaattttctcttgtttttccCCCACATAGAAAACACAAACCTATAGCGAGCAAGAAGGAAATGTTGGTGTCCCACTTTGTAAACATGTACACCCCAGGTATAGATCTGACTTTCACCAATATGGTGAGCCTCTGCCCATTCTGTACCAGTCAAGAAAATTACGGAGGAATTGATATAACGTACTATTTTGCCTAAGATTACAAATCCCTGACATGCATATAGAAAAATATTGGATAGGGAAAAATGTTCTAGCCTGTTTGCTCTAAGACATACAGCACTAGTTTTATATACGGAGAGTTGTTATTGTTAGGTCTATTTAATGTTATGAGCCTCCATCTGTCATCCCAAATGGTATAATCATGTATAATTTTAGTACAAACAATTTCATGGAAGATCTttaaaacagcctgtttccttccttctgtgcAGTGCTCTTATGGTGGGAATGCTGCAGTTTACTCAAAATCCAACATAAATatctaagaaaaaaaagtctCTCAGACATAAAGGAAGGTTACTGGATAATTTTGCACCACATTTACCTCTCCATGTAGATTCTCTCAAAAATGTGTTATATAAAAAAGGtaggaattttatttaaaaaatcaccaAAATCTGTCTATTATTCAGGTCACTGACATTCAGAGGTTTGGCAGACTTCACAAAAGCGATATTTAACAAATGAACCCTTTTAAGTTCCCATATTCCACTGAATAAATCACCTAAGTGAAATACAGGGTTATTTTCCTCCATAACCTCAGCTGGGCTGTTAGTTTGGGAACCACAGATTTCAAACCATTATGTTTCATGACAGAAGGAAGAGATAaggtttttcatatttttaataaagTTGAAGGCCCCACAATATTTCCTTCTTTATTATCATTCTAATTTAAGCTTTTCTTTAATTATAGAAAAATTGGCCTATGAACAAAAAATTATTTAGAGGAACTCCGTGCAAGGGCCTATGACATTACTTTTTTTTCTACACTTTTTTCCATCATGTAATcaccaaatattttaattaaaggtATACATTTTTAGGGAGATTCATGTCTTTATGGAGGATTGGGAAGCATTCAAAGAGACATATCCCATTTAAAGGTGGTTCTGGATAGATctattacaatatatatatatacacatatacatacatacatacatacatacatacatacatacatacatacataatatatatatatatgttgtatttgtgctgataaataaataaaggaatggaagtagtgaacttcctcccatatttgggcataccaggggttgtgactttatatatatatatatttacttgaAATAAATACTGGCATTTTAAAATTCAGTATAAAGAAAGATCAAGCAATTTTGTTTAATCTGAATGATTAAATCCCAGAAAAATCCTAAATGACTTTAGAAACCCCGTGAATTACCAAATTCAGTATGAAAAGCATTCCCTTAAACGTAATTTTATTCAGAGCTTCAATAGAAAGACAACTAATCTCCATTCAGTACTGCTACACAAAAAATTATCAAAGGAAGTCAGACAGAAACCTAAAGCTGCTCATTTATAGAGCAGAAATACATGTTTCAAAGGATGTGTGAACCAATGGTTCCGTTTTAAAGTATAATCTGTGTCTTCAACTTATCCTAAAGTAATAGCAAGACAATGGTGCAGAACAGAGGCACCAGAGGTCATATAAACGTAGACAGGATAAGACCTGCTATTTTCTGTCAGGCCTTTGGAAGGCTGTACCATATAACTAAGGTCTTCATTCCATGAGTCTCAGTGCTCACCTCTTGAACATTTGGCATATCAAGCAGCTCTCCAAAAACATAAATACCGGGCGCTTCCAGCACTTGATGAATGAGACTGGCCAGAGCAGCTCCGTGGGCAGATCTTGCCAGCAGCAGAAACTGCTCCTGATTCTGCCCAGACACCTTCACTTCGGCTGCCATTGGGCCAGCAATCAGAATGGTGCAGGACTTGCAGCCCCCACCACCTAAAGGAATAAACAAGTATAACAACTGGAGCTTCTCATATTATCCTGGAGCAATAGAAAATTACTCTACCActgggatatttatttatattatttatacatcaTGTAGgaccaaacaagcaaacaaataaaggatctgggcagctcacaagaTCAAAAAGCTCCACTACAATAAAATACAGTACTATGAAATGCAGTGAAGCTATCAGACTATGAATACACATACACCcacatatttaaaatatgaatacacacacgcgcacacacattcAGAATATGAACATACAGAGACACAGAAATAAACTTTGGAGCAGCCAATTCCTGATATTCAGGAAGCCAATTCCAGCATTTTTTAAGTAGCGGGAGGGGGGATGCGCCTACATGTCCTAAAATCCGTTCCTAGGATTTTCTCTCCTAAAAATCGAAGTTGTTTTACCCTTGTTCAGATGAATGTCCCTGGGCACACACGTGCTGACTCAAGGCTGTGCATGAATGTAGCAAGTGTGATTCTGCCTAAATGTCAGGGTGAGCAGGGCCCAGACTCAAGCCAGAAAAGAGAAGGTAACTGAGAGCAATGAAGCGACAGGAGGCAAAACAAGGGGAGAACAGGATCAGCTTCAGAGGAAGAGAAGCTGCggcagggaagaggagagaagcacACGAAAGCCGGTCCAGGAAAGCCAGACCCATCTTCAGGTCACGTTGGCAAAAAGAGAGAGTGATTGAGAGCAAAGGAAAGTGCCTCTGCTGCTGCGTCTCTCCCCACCAGGAGCGCCCAACAGATCCAACCGGGCTCCATAACTGTCCCtgtctgcctacctgcctacctgcttTCCTGGCTGCCTACCTGAGGGTCCCCTTCCCGCTGGGAGCGGCTGCTGGGAAAATCTCCAGCCAAGAGCTCTCGACCACTTCCGGGTTGGTGGCGTCACAGCTGCCCCTCAAACCCCGCCCCATTGACCTCTCATTGGCCAGCTCCCCCCTAGGAGGGCGGGCCTCGCGGCGAAAGCTTTCTAAGCAGCTGCTAGACTCTCCCTGCCAGTCTTAGCGCTTCCCTCGCTTCCCTCTGCTGCCGCTACCACTGCCGCCAGCCGCACGCCGGCCACGGGCCACTCTCCCCCTTTTCAGCTCTCCCCGAGATCCAAGCTCAAAGCAGAAACGCCTTTCTGACTACACGCCCGCAATAGTCAGAAGTCTGTCTTGTTCATCGGTGCCTGGCCTTCACCGCGTTATATATACAACGTCGAGACTTAATTCACCGTCTCCAGCAATCAATCTCCTTCCGAAATCACTCCGTGGTCTCTTATCCCCGGGGCGGGCGATTGTAGAAAGAAGCAAGCTTGCTTCGGAACAAAACCCAGACGTCCATGACCATAAAGAGGTTTTGCCTCGGGCTTCCAATTAAAATAAAGAGCTTGGTTAGACAAGAAGAATCTCGTGGAAGGGATGCGCCATACGGTTCTGCCGCCGGCGCCCTCCGTCCCTGCCTCCCACTTCTGGAGAGGGATTTTGGAAACAAAGCTGTATGATAAGTCAAAAGGGATGGAtaagttgcatttttttttcaggagagcCTGACacggagaggtttttttttaatgttactcGTGGCATTTATATCATCGTTTTAGGTGCACACTGCCAGAAAGTCAGAGAAACACATGAACAAGGATGGAAAGCACAGAAAGATCCTGTGATTATTTCAtttacctgtgttttgttttaccGGTAGTTTTTCCAgtaggaaaaatggagaggggtggggaggctgGGCAATTGAGACATCCATTAAAGAGGGTCTGAATCTTTTGAAGCAGTGAAGAAAAGGGGTAGATATGAAGTTTTGAAAAGAAGGAGAGCATCCTCTCATCCCCTCTTATCTTGGATTTCCCAATTGCAATACAATATTTCAGCATGCATGGAACTGATTGCAACAATTATTTTAACAGTCCAGGTGATTCCTGGTAAATTGGGATGGGGGGAGGAACCCCAAGAAAGTAATAGTTGCAACTAAAACTAGAATTGTGCACACACTGTTTCTGATCATGTCTGATGGGTAGATGTTGCAGCAGAGATCATTCCCCACTGTCAACCTTAATGGTATCAAACATTTGCTGCCTGAGGCTGCTTGTCTTGATCTGTTGAGTGGTCAGGCAATCTTTGACTATCTTTGCGCATGCATGGATATGCCCACTGTCTTCATGAGTAGATATATTTGGCATAAACACCCAAATAAAATGTGAATTCAGATGAATGACTCTTTGGTTTCTCTCCCATTCTGCAGCATGGCAGCCATGGTAGTCTCTTGCTAATTCTGGTGCCATCTCAAATACCAGCATATCTAGTCTAGCATTAGTTTTCAAGAGCTGGTTTCATCAGGGAGCCCAAAAGGCCAAAGCAATGTAAGAGACTGCAATATATTTCTCACATTATTTTGTAGACACAAATGAGGAACCTTTCAGAGGAATAAGAGGTTCCAATGGAGCATCAATTTTTATTGcctttgggtgggtgggttgctTTATTATTTCAGCTGGGGTGTAATGATTGCTTATCACTTACTGTCATAAGTCTTATGGCATTCTACCCATTTTATTGTTATGATTGCAACTTGCTGAAATAAATAATCCAATCAAAGTGGCTGTGACCTAGGTAATGTGGGCGGCATTCACAGACAGTAGAATAAAGACATCATTTTTCTGTGATGAGGCAGCCTTTCTCAGTCTAAAGTTTAACAAAGACCAAGTTATCAATTCTATAATAAACCCAACTT from Thamnophis elegans isolate rThaEle1 chromosome 3, rThaEle1.pri, whole genome shotgun sequence includes:
- the COPS7A gene encoding COP9 signalosome complex subunit 7a isoform X2 produces the protein MAAEVKVSGQNQEQFLLLARSAHGAALASLIHQVLEAPGIYVFGELLDMPNVQELAETEAGNLPPLTEAQKNKLRHLSVVTLASKLKCIPYSVLLEQLQLKNVRQLEDLVIEAVYADVLRGSLDQRNQRLEVDYSIGRDIRREELSIITRTLQEWCQGCEVVLSSIEEQVSRANQHKEQQLGLKQQIESEVANLKKTIKVTTAAAAAATSQDPEQHLSELREPAPGTNQRQASKKASKGKGLRGSAKIWSKSN
- the COPS7A gene encoding COP9 signalosome complex subunit 7a isoform X1, which translates into the protein MAAEVKVSGQNQEQFLLLARSAHGAALASLIHQVLEAPGIYVFGELLDMPNVQELAESEFSPVFHLLTVFAYGTYSDYLAEAGNLPPLTEAQKNKLRHLSVVTLASKLKCIPYSVLLEQLQLKNVRQLEDLVIEAVYADVLRGSLDQRNQRLEVDYSIGRDIRREELSIITRTLQEWCQGCEVVLSSIEEQVSRANQHKEQQLGLKQQIESEVANLKKTIKVTTAAAAAATSQDPEQHLSELREPAPGTNQRQASKKASKGKGLRGSAKIWSKSN